One segment of Alkaliphilus flagellatus DNA contains the following:
- a CDS encoding ABC-F family ATP-binding cassette domain-containing protein, whose protein sequence is MNLITVENISKSYVDKKLFESITFGIHEGQRIGLIGVNGTGKSTLLKVIAGIIEPDSGKRMVAGQTAIEYLPQNPDFEIGSTVLEQVFNSTNPLLQLVYQYEKTLKELNDNPEDKNLQQKLAGLSQQMDSKGAWDLESNAKGILIKLGINNFTMAVENLSGGQRKRVALARALIQPSDLLILDEPTNHIDNDTVEWLEEYLSKWKGALLLITHDRYFLNRVVNNILELDEGKLYSYEGNYEQFLEKKAEREENYLALQRKHTSLFRKELAWIKRGAKARTTKQKARIDRFEELQNQSFKTSEDKVDITLGASRLGKKVLELKHINKSYDRTSIVKDFNYVFKPGDRIGIIGKNGFGKSTLLNIIAGKILPDSGEIDVGQTVKMAYYDQESEEMDTGMRVIDYIKEVGEFIRTEDGSKISASQMLERFLFSPNAQWAPIGKLSGGERRRLYLLRKLVGEPNVLLLDEPTNDLDIQTLTILEDYLDHFPGTVIIVSHDRYFLDRTVEQLFVFEGNGQIREYTGNYSDYMKNRKLSIELENKEKLSHEKREQIEIKNINTKPVKLSYKDQREYDEIEGIIANLENRLENVASRIDEASNDFVLLQEYLEEQKTLEQQLELKMERWMELLELVEQIEKNKEEK, encoded by the coding sequence ATGAACTTAATAACCGTGGAGAACATTAGTAAAAGCTATGTTGATAAAAAACTTTTTGAAAGTATTACATTTGGAATACATGAAGGGCAAAGAATAGGCCTTATAGGAGTAAATGGAACAGGTAAATCTACACTCCTAAAAGTAATAGCTGGAATAATAGAGCCAGATAGTGGTAAAAGAATGGTGGCTGGACAGACAGCTATTGAATATTTACCACAAAACCCAGATTTTGAAATAGGATCTACAGTGCTAGAGCAGGTTTTTAATAGTACAAATCCATTGCTTCAGCTAGTATACCAATATGAAAAAACTTTAAAGGAATTAAACGATAATCCAGAAGATAAAAATTTACAACAAAAACTTGCAGGACTAAGTCAACAGATGGATAGTAAAGGAGCATGGGATCTAGAATCAAATGCTAAGGGAATATTAATAAAGCTAGGCATTAATAACTTTACTATGGCCGTAGAAAATCTATCCGGTGGACAAAGAAAAAGAGTAGCACTAGCTAGAGCGTTAATTCAACCATCAGATCTTCTAATACTAGATGAGCCAACAAACCATATTGATAACGATACCGTGGAATGGCTAGAGGAATATTTATCTAAGTGGAAAGGTGCTCTGCTTTTAATAACTCATGATCGTTATTTTTTAAATCGTGTTGTTAACAATATTTTAGAGCTGGACGAAGGAAAACTTTATAGCTATGAAGGTAACTACGAGCAATTTTTAGAAAAAAAGGCAGAGAGAGAAGAGAACTACTTAGCTCTTCAAAGAAAACATACTTCTTTATTTAGGAAGGAATTAGCCTGGATAAAGCGTGGAGCTAAAGCAAGAACAACTAAGCAAAAAGCGAGAATAGATAGATTTGAAGAATTACAAAACCAGAGTTTTAAGACCTCTGAAGATAAAGTTGATATTACACTTGGAGCGAGTAGATTAGGCAAGAAGGTTTTAGAACTAAAACATATAAACAAGAGCTATGATAGGACAAGTATTGTTAAAGATTTTAACTATGTTTTTAAGCCAGGAGATCGAATTGGTATAATAGGTAAAAATGGATTTGGAAAATCTACTCTATTAAATATTATAGCGGGTAAAATATTGCCAGATAGTGGAGAAATAGATGTAGGACAAACTGTAAAAATGGCTTATTACGATCAGGAAAGTGAAGAGATGGACACTGGCATGAGGGTAATAGACTATATAAAAGAGGTTGGAGAATTTATACGAACTGAAGATGGAAGTAAAATTAGTGCTTCTCAGATGCTAGAGAGATTTTTATTTTCACCAAATGCCCAGTGGGCACCTATTGGAAAGTTATCTGGTGGAGAGAGAAGGCGTCTTTATTTATTAAGAAAATTAGTAGGAGAGCCTAATGTCTTATTACTAGATGAGCCGACCAATGATTTAGATATACAAACATTAACAATACTAGAAGACTATTTAGATCATTTTCCAGGAACCGTAATAATAGTTTCTCATGATAGATACTTTTTAGATAGAACTGTGGAGCAATTATTTGTATTTGAAGGAAATGGTCAAATAAGAGAGTATACAGGTAACTATTCTGATTATATGAAAAATAGGAAACTAAGCATAGAATTAGAAAATAAAGAAAAATTAAGTCATGAAAAAAGGGAACAGATAGAAATTAAGAATATAAATACAAAGCCTGTAAAATTGTCCTATAAAGATCAGAGAGAATACGATGAAATAGAAGGAATTATAGCAAATCTTGAGAATAGGCTGGAGAATGTTGCTAGCAGAATTGATGAAGCTTCTAATGATTTTGTATTGCTTCAGGAATATTTAGAGGAGCAGAAGACATTAGAACAGCAGTTAGAATTAAAGATGGAGAGATGGATGGAATTACTAGAACTAGTAGAACAAATTGAAAAAAACAAAGAAGAAAAATAG
- a CDS encoding ATP-binding protein: MASRMIIEINEEKCVGCGLCTSNCAEGAIKVIDGKAKLISDSYCDGLGKCLPHCPMDALKLVEREAKAFAHDKIESQSQDEHNKQNISLPSQGSMGGGCPGSRMLKFDEPVLEKNRGKIDSGDIEISIKPQLRQWPVQLKLVSPNAPYFEDADLLVTADCVPFAYPNYHLDLLKGKAVVVGCPKLDDIQYYTEKLTEIIASNSIKSVTVAFMEVPCCQGIVKAIDIALSNANKNIPVNKVKIGMQGKIL; encoded by the coding sequence ATGGCATCACGTATGATTATTGAAATTAATGAGGAAAAATGTGTTGGATGTGGCCTATGCACATCTAATTGTGCCGAAGGGGCAATAAAAGTAATTGATGGTAAAGCGAAGCTAATTAGTGATAGCTATTGTGATGGACTAGGTAAATGTTTACCACATTGTCCAATGGATGCTTTAAAATTAGTAGAAAGAGAAGCAAAGGCATTTGCACATGACAAGATTGAATCTCAGAGCCAAGACGAACATAATAAACAAAATATTAGTTTGCCAAGCCAAGGTTCAATGGGGGGAGGGTGCCCTGGTAGTAGAATGCTGAAATTTGATGAGCCAGTATTAGAGAAAAATAGAGGAAAGATTGATAGTGGAGATATTGAGATAAGTATAAAGCCACAGCTAAGACAATGGCCAGTTCAATTAAAATTAGTTTCTCCTAATGCACCATATTTTGAAGATGCGGATTTACTTGTTACCGCAGACTGTGTTCCATTTGCTTACCCAAACTATCATTTAGATTTATTAAAGGGAAAGGCTGTTGTTGTTGGCTGTCCTAAACTAGACGATATTCAATACTATACTGAGAAACTAACAGAGATTATTGCTAGCAATTCAATAAAATCAGTTACAGTTGCATTTATGGAAGTTCCTTGTTGTCAAGGTATAGTAAAAGCTATAGATATTGCATTAAGTAATGCTAATAAGAATATTCCGGTGAATAAAGTGAAAATTGGTATGCAAGGTAAGATATTATAG
- the sleB gene encoding spore cortex-lytic enzyme, translating into MKKSIAIFLMVILSISFISILYLDISNAQTLAWGSSGEDVRLAQSKLKQWGYLKGSIDGVYGQSTYNAVIKFQKANGLTADGVIGPQTRNALGMSSKTTKTTTPTSRGVSRSDDIHLLARAIHAESKGEPYLGQVAVGAVILNRVRHPSFPNTMAGVIYQPCAFEPVKNGTINETPSDSAYNAARDALNGWDPTGGAIYFWNPGTATSKWIWSRKITLTIGRHVYAHD; encoded by the coding sequence ATGAAAAAATCCATTGCCATATTTTTAATGGTTATATTAAGTATATCGTTTATTAGTATTTTATACTTAGATATAAGTAATGCTCAAACCCTTGCTTGGGGGTCGAGTGGAGAAGATGTTAGACTAGCACAGTCAAAACTAAAACAATGGGGATATTTAAAAGGTAGTATAGATGGTGTTTATGGACAATCTACTTATAATGCCGTTATAAAGTTTCAAAAAGCAAATGGACTAACTGCTGATGGTGTTATAGGTCCTCAAACTAGAAATGCATTAGGTATGTCTTCAAAAACCACTAAGACCACAACCCCTACTAGTCGCGGTGTGTCAAGAAGTGACGATATACATTTGTTAGCAAGGGCTATTCATGCAGAGTCAAAGGGAGAACCATATTTGGGCCAAGTAGCTGTTGGTGCTGTAATATTAAATCGAGTAAGGCATCCATCCTTTCCAAATACAATGGCAGGGGTGATTTATCAGCCCTGTGCATTTGAGCCAGTAAAAAATGGTACTATAAATGAAACACCAAGTGATTCAGCATACAATGCGGCGAGAGATGCACTAAATGGATGGGATCCTACAGGAGGAGCTATATATTTCTGGAATCCAGGAACAGCCACAAGCAAATGGATTTGGAGCCGAAAGATTACACTAACAATAGGTAGACATGTATATGCCCATGATTAA
- a CDS encoding DUF6762 family protein: MESVKLSLYEKNKETGILENLLGSYLIEEHMELLDKAYAVKDETLKVHLYLTVDGDIEDSEYEAIYDNYDGDAFNDIEVSIEELEDSYNPTWLFIFDFINSPGEMENKITEILSIHNSELIKIFEKIRTIE; the protein is encoded by the coding sequence ATGGAATCTGTAAAATTATCGCTTTACGAAAAAAACAAAGAAACAGGAATATTAGAAAATTTATTGGGGAGTTACTTAATAGAAGAACATATGGAGCTTCTAGACAAAGCCTATGCAGTTAAAGATGAAACATTAAAAGTACATCTATATTTAACTGTAGATGGGGATATAGAGGACTCAGAATATGAGGCTATATATGATAATTACGATGGCGATGCATTTAATGATATAGAAGTATCAATAGAGGAATTAGAAGATAGCTATAATCCAACTTGGTTATTCATTTTTGATTTTATTAACTCTCCTGGTGAAATGGAGAATAAAATTACAGAAATTTTATCTATACATAATAGTGAATTAATAAAGATATTTGAAAAAATTCGAACTATAGAGTAA
- a CDS encoding zinc ribbon domain-containing protein, translating to MSLLEKLSNTLSETAKSLGKKSSEFVEISKLSLNAQKKQDKIQDKYEQIGKYVYSKLKRVSYITREELEPWINEINALEGDIDRLEKMALNIRNIKHCTYCNIELDDDANYCPLCGKYLN from the coding sequence ATGAGCCTTTTAGAAAAGCTTTCAAATACATTATCTGAAACAGCAAAGTCATTAGGCAAAAAATCCTCAGAGTTTGTTGAAATTAGTAAGTTAAGTCTAAATGCACAAAAAAAACAGGATAAAATACAAGATAAATATGAACAAATAGGTAAATATGTATATAGTAAATTAAAAAGAGTTAGTTATATTACAAGGGAAGAGCTGGAACCTTGGATTAATGAAATTAATGCATTAGAAGGAGATATAGACAGACTAGAGAAGATGGCTCTAAATATTAGAAATATAAAACACTGTACCTATTGCAATATAGAACTTGATGATGATGCAAATTACTGCCCTTTATGTGGTAAATACCTTAATTAG
- a CDS encoding alpha/beta-type small acid-soluble spore protein, with product MTTNNRSSNKIVVPEARQALNSMKTEIASELGLSNYENTDKGNLTSRQNGYVGGYMTKRLVETAQRQLSGK from the coding sequence ATGACAACTAACAACAGAAGTTCTAACAAAATAGTAGTTCCTGAAGCTAGACAAGCTTTAAACTCAATGAAAACAGAAATTGCTAGCGAACTAGGATTAAGCAACTATGAGAATACTGATAAAGGTAACCTAACATCTAGACAAAACGGATATGTTGGCGGTTACATGACTAAAAGATTAGTTGAGACTGCTCAAAGACAATTAAGCGGAAAATAA
- the mgtE gene encoding magnesium transporter, with protein sequence MNEKILELIHEKKFGLLKEALTEIMPVDIAEIFDELDKKNTIILFRLLQKDKAADVFSYLTSQQRRDIVSAIHETQLNEILEELYFDDKIDFLEEMPANAVKKILASSTEEERKLINQFLNYPDNSAGSIMTIEYVDLKKEMTVKEALADIKKTGVDKETIYTCYVLNKKRKLEGIVSLRKLVLLDENLLIEEIMNEDFIVTHTMDDQEEVANLFKKYDLITLPVVDKEDRLVGIITIDDIMDVIDQEATEDFQRMAAMEPTDEEYLHAGVFTLARQRIVWLLVLMLSATLTGGVIKRFESILETAVLLMVYVPMLMDSAGNAGSQSSTLIIRGLALGEIKLEDYLKVFWKELRVSLIVGASLSIVNFVRVIAIEKVQINIALTVSITLLITIVMAKVIGGILPIAAKKLKLDPAIMAGPLITTIVDALALIVYFNIAHLLLGL encoded by the coding sequence ATGAATGAAAAAATATTAGAACTTATTCACGAGAAGAAATTTGGGTTATTAAAAGAGGCATTAACAGAAATTATGCCTGTGGATATAGCAGAAATATTCGACGAGTTAGATAAGAAAAATACTATTATACTTTTTAGACTATTACAAAAGGACAAAGCAGCAGATGTATTTTCCTATTTAACTTCTCAACAAAGAAGAGATATTGTATCGGCAATACATGAAACACAGTTAAATGAAATATTAGAGGAATTATATTTTGATGATAAAATAGACTTCCTTGAAGAAATGCCGGCTAATGCAGTTAAAAAAATTCTAGCATCTTCTACAGAAGAAGAAAGAAAGTTAATTAATCAATTTTTAAACTACCCGGATAATTCTGCAGGAAGTATTATGACTATTGAATATGTTGATCTAAAAAAAGAGATGACTGTAAAAGAAGCACTTGCAGACATAAAAAAGACTGGTGTAGATAAAGAAACAATATACACCTGTTATGTATTAAACAAAAAAAGGAAACTTGAGGGTATTGTTTCTCTAAGAAAATTAGTACTATTGGATGAAAATCTACTTATTGAAGAAATTATGAATGAAGATTTCATTGTAACTCATACTATGGATGATCAAGAAGAAGTTGCAAATTTATTTAAAAAATACGATTTAATTACCTTACCAGTAGTAGATAAAGAAGATAGATTGGTTGGTATAATTACAATAGATGATATTATGGATGTAATTGACCAAGAAGCTACGGAAGACTTTCAAAGAATGGCCGCTATGGAGCCAACGGATGAGGAATATCTACATGCAGGAGTATTCACATTAGCAAGACAAAGGATTGTTTGGCTATTGGTATTGATGCTTTCAGCAACATTAACTGGTGGAGTTATTAAAAGGTTTGAATCTATACTTGAAACTGCGGTATTATTAATGGTTTATGTACCTATGTTAATGGATTCTGCAGGAAATGCAGGGTCTCAATCTTCAACATTAATTATTAGAGGATTAGCGCTAGGCGAAATAAAGCTAGAAGATTACCTAAAAGTATTTTGGAAAGAACTGCGAGTAAGTTTAATTGTTGGGGCTTCCTTATCAATTGTAAATTTTGTCAGAGTTATAGCTATAGAAAAAGTGCAAATAAATATTGCCCTAACAGTTTCAATTACTTTATTAATTACTATAGTAATGGCAAAGGTTATTGGTGGAATATTACCAATTGCAGCTAAAAAACTTAAGTTAGATCCAGCAATTATGGCTGGACCACTTATTACCACTATTGTAGATGCATTAGCATTAATTGTATATTTTAATATTGCACATTTATTGTTGGGACTTTAA
- the rodA gene encoding rod shape-determining protein RodA codes for MKIDTRLFKKIDFGLIVVVLLICIIGVIAVGSATYSLGSERYIRTQIISILLGIGAIVAIMFIDYNTFGRMYIPIYIICNAMLLAVFIFGEGSESWGADRWIRIGSFGFQPADFAKLGIIICLAKVLDDKKDMLHKPMVLLKVLLFAGFPMVLILAQPDLGTTLIFAAFVFGMLFIAGLKYKYIVIAMVAGIVTAPLAWFGVLHPYQRSRILIFLNPEQDPMGEGYHTLQSRVAVGAGMFWGKGLFNGTSNQFGFLPEKHTDFIFSVIAEELGFLGVTVLIVLYAIMLYKFVKIAREAKDDFGSYLVTGVTFMIAFHIFLNIAMTIGLAPVTGKPLPFVSYGGTFMLTNMIALGIVLNVNMRRDKINF; via the coding sequence TTGAAAATTGATACTAGATTATTTAAGAAAATAGATTTTGGATTAATAGTAGTTGTACTATTAATATGTATTATAGGAGTTATTGCAGTTGGTAGTGCTACCTATAGCTTAGGAAGTGAGCGTTATATAAGAACTCAAATTATTTCAATATTGCTTGGCATAGGAGCCATTGTTGCTATTATGTTTATAGATTATAATACATTTGGGCGAATGTATATACCAATATATATTATATGTAATGCTATGCTTTTAGCTGTATTTATATTTGGAGAAGGAAGTGAGTCTTGGGGGGCTGATCGTTGGATTAGAATTGGTAGCTTTGGTTTCCAACCTGCAGACTTTGCAAAATTGGGAATTATAATATGCTTAGCAAAGGTTTTAGATGATAAAAAGGATATGCTTCATAAACCTATGGTTCTTCTAAAGGTACTATTGTTTGCTGGGTTCCCAATGGTATTAATTCTTGCACAGCCAGATTTAGGCACAACTTTAATTTTTGCTGCCTTTGTATTTGGAATGCTTTTTATTGCTGGTTTAAAATATAAGTATATTGTTATTGCCATGGTAGCTGGTATTGTGACAGCTCCTTTAGCTTGGTTTGGTGTGTTACATCCATATCAACGAAGTCGTATTTTAATATTTCTAAATCCGGAGCAGGACCCAATGGGTGAAGGATACCACACGTTACAATCAAGGGTTGCTGTAGGTGCAGGGATGTTTTGGGGTAAGGGATTATTTAATGGTACATCTAATCAATTTGGATTTTTGCCAGAAAAGCATACAGACTTTATATTTTCAGTTATAGCTGAAGAATTAGGCTTTTTAGGAGTGACTGTTCTGATTGTTCTTTATGCAATTATGCTATACAAGTTTGTAAAGATTGCACGAGAGGCAAAAGATGATTTTGGATCCTATCTAGTTACGGGTGTTACCTTTATGATAGCGTTTCATATTTTTCTAAATATTGCTATGACTATAGGACTTGCTCCAGTTACTGGAAAACCATTACCATTTGTTAGCTATGGTGGAACATTTATGTTAACTAATATGATAGCACTTGGTATTGTGTTAAATGTTAATATGAGAAGAGATAAAATAAACTTCTAA
- the murI gene encoding glutamate racemase, translating into MKEGLANLPIGVFDSGVGGISVLADLVHQLPDEEYIYFGDSGNAPYGVRSKDEIKELSFNVVDYLLNLKIKALVVACNTATSVAIEELRSNLDIPVIGMEPALKPAIELNRYGKIVVMATPVTLREKKFNDLIEKFKHTTNVVKMPCPGLVEIIEKKGKYASEIEEYIKKVFLPYNLDEIGTIVLGCTHYVFIKDIIADIVGENISIVDGNLGTARHVKHLLENNGTLMPISEENCKETKIKVINSSNDIKMVSLSKKLIEERLKDLEWCGTIKYI; encoded by the coding sequence ATGAAAGAAGGGTTAGCGAATCTACCTATAGGGGTTTTCGATTCTGGAGTAGGTGGTATTAGTGTTTTAGCAGATTTGGTACATCAACTGCCAGATGAAGAATACATTTATTTTGGAGATTCTGGTAATGCTCCCTATGGTGTTAGAAGTAAAGATGAGATAAAAGAATTATCCTTTAATGTGGTAGACTACTTGTTAAACCTTAAAATAAAAGCTTTAGTAGTTGCGTGCAACACAGCTACTAGTGTAGCAATCGAAGAATTAAGAAGTAATTTAGATATTCCTGTTATTGGGATGGAACCTGCTTTAAAACCTGCTATTGAATTAAATAGGTATGGTAAAATAGTAGTAATGGCGACTCCCGTAACACTTAGAGAAAAAAAGTTTAATGATTTAATAGAAAAGTTTAAACATACTACGAATGTTGTTAAAATGCCTTGTCCAGGTTTAGTAGAAATAATTGAAAAAAAAGGTAAGTATGCTAGTGAAATAGAGGAGTATATTAAAAAAGTTTTTCTACCCTACAACTTAGATGAAATAGGGACAATAGTTTTAGGCTGTACCCACTATGTATTTATTAAAGATATAATTGCGGATATAGTTGGTGAAAATATATCTATAGTAGACGGTAATCTTGGTACGGCTAGGCATGTTAAGCATTTATTAGAGAACAATGGGACTCTAATGCCAATTAGTGAAGAAAATTGTAAAGAAACTAAGATTAAAGTAATAAATTCAAGTAATGATATTAAAATGGTTTCTCTTAGTAAAAAACTAATAGAGGAAAGATTAAAAGATCTAGAATGGTGTGGAACTATTAAATACATTTAA
- a CDS encoding M20 family metallopeptidase, whose translation MKKFENIIYSLKDDLIKSIQALVSINSVEDTPKDGMPFGKGVDDALKFTLSLAKDLGFKTFYGDGYYGYIEMGDGKDLIGILAHLDIVPVGNPDSWTYPPFRGEIHNNRLYGRGAVDDKGPLLAALYAMKAVMQSGVKLNKRIRLILGTNEETRWEGIKKYLTLEEVPSCGFTPDSDYPLINAEKGLLQVKLSSMEKSTFTLKGGGTFNSVPANCTYEGPDIQQLTDRANLLDFKFESSNSFFKTIGKSTHSAKAFQGINAIGRMAILLHQENITSSLVSFMAKEIGEDCHGERIFGIFEDDVSGKITINMGNVSIDHKKQELFIDIRYPVTKDEKEVITLLKNKASNYGLDLEIIDSLPSIHVPIDHPLVKTLSEIFKEVTGLDSTPISTGGATYARSLNNCVAFGPLFPGKRKVAHEVNEYVDLDDLMKSVLMYAMAIERLGN comes from the coding sequence ATGAAAAAATTTGAAAATATTATTTATAGTTTAAAGGATGATTTAATTAAATCTATACAAGCACTCGTAAGTATCAATAGTGTAGAAGATACACCTAAGGATGGAATGCCTTTTGGAAAAGGAGTAGATGATGCACTTAAATTTACATTGTCCTTAGCCAAAGACTTAGGATTTAAAACTTTTTATGGGGACGGGTATTATGGATACATAGAAATGGGAGATGGTAAAGATTTAATAGGTATTTTAGCACATCTTGATATTGTTCCTGTTGGAAATCCTGATAGTTGGACTTATCCACCCTTTCGTGGAGAAATACATAATAACAGGCTCTATGGAAGAGGTGCAGTAGATGATAAGGGGCCTTTATTAGCCGCACTTTACGCTATGAAAGCAGTTATGCAAAGTGGTGTTAAACTAAATAAAAGAATTCGTTTAATCCTTGGAACTAATGAAGAAACTCGTTGGGAGGGAATTAAAAAATATCTAACATTGGAGGAAGTACCTTCCTGCGGTTTTACTCCAGATTCCGATTATCCTTTAATAAATGCAGAAAAAGGGCTTCTGCAGGTTAAACTATCCTCTATGGAGAAAAGTACATTTACACTAAAAGGTGGTGGAACTTTCAATAGTGTGCCAGCTAATTGTACATATGAAGGTCCTGATATTCAACAATTAACAGATAGAGCTAATTTATTAGATTTTAAGTTCGAATCTTCTAATAGCTTTTTTAAAACTATAGGGAAATCTACACATTCAGCTAAGGCTTTCCAAGGTATTAATGCAATAGGAAGAATGGCTATTTTATTACACCAAGAAAATATTACATCTTCTCTAGTAAGTTTTATGGCTAAGGAAATTGGTGAAGATTGTCATGGAGAAAGAATTTTTGGCATTTTTGAAGATGATGTATCTGGTAAAATAACAATTAATATGGGAAATGTTTCTATAGATCATAAAAAACAAGAGCTTTTTATAGACATTCGTTACCCTGTAACTAAAGATGAAAAAGAAGTAATTACTCTGCTTAAAAATAAAGCATCTAATTATGGACTCGATCTTGAAATTATAGATAGTTTGCCATCTATACATGTTCCTATAGATCATCCTTTAGTTAAAACATTAAGTGAAATTTTTAAAGAGGTTACAGGTTTAGATAGTACACCTATATCAACTGGTGGAGCAACATATGCAAGAAGTTTAAATAATTGTGTTGCATTTGGGCCTCTTTTTCCTGGAAAACGTAAGGTTGCCCATGAAGTCAATGAGTATGTAGATTTAGATGATTTAATGAAAAGCGTACTTATGTATGCTATGGCTATTGAAAGATTAGGTAATTAG
- the ypeB gene encoding germination protein YpeB yields the protein MRRYALPIVLVIALVAVLGWGVYQYNEKNDYHTYLDIHFQRQFYELIGHVENAQVNLSKALVSASHKDIAKFLNDTVQQSYMAQEKLTQLPFHHGAIRDTEKFLSQLGDYATAMANKNLDGITLNDEELNTMVQLHDYANYLSQQLVELQQKVVAGGVNFGDLRREGNRDLNRVEDQMKDFNLINFEERMQEYPELIYDGPFSEHLKDVKPRLTGNEISEEEAVNIISNAFEKHRQDNIRVTGKVQNQPIDGYYVSIANKNTPNGYEATAAVSKIGGKIIWYMDPVLKGQSNIGREEAIQKAEQFLNKIGYDNMKATYSMAYEGQIIINFAYEQDRVLVYSDLVKVKVSLDNGDIIGLEAQGYLTNHHERDIEKPELSEDTARERLSSAVTEESVRLAIIPIAGGKEVLTYEFKVKFGEDYYLVYIDANTGDQRKMLLMVNQKDGTLVI from the coding sequence ATGAGAAGATATGCACTTCCTATTGTGTTAGTAATAGCTTTAGTGGCTGTGTTAGGTTGGGGAGTATATCAGTATAATGAAAAAAATGATTATCATACATATTTAGATATACATTTTCAAAGACAATTTTATGAGTTAATAGGTCATGTAGAAAATGCTCAAGTAAATTTATCTAAAGCATTAGTATCAGCATCACACAAAGATATAGCAAAGTTTTTAAATGATACTGTACAGCAGTCATATATGGCTCAAGAAAAATTAACACAGCTACCTTTTCACCATGGAGCTATTCGTGATACTGAGAAGTTTTTAAGTCAATTAGGAGACTACGCTACTGCTATGGCGAATAAAAATCTAGATGGTATTACTCTAAATGATGAAGAATTAAATACAATGGTACAGCTTCATGATTATGCTAATTATTTATCGCAGCAACTAGTAGAACTCCAACAAAAAGTTGTAGCAGGTGGAGTAAACTTTGGAGATTTAAGAAGGGAAGGCAATAGAGATTTAAATCGTGTTGAAGATCAAATGAAGGACTTTAACTTAATTAATTTTGAGGAACGGATGCAGGAATATCCTGAGCTTATATATGATGGTCCTTTTTCTGAGCACCTGAAGGATGTAAAACCAAGGTTAACAGGTAATGAAATAAGCGAAGAAGAAGCCGTTAATATAATATCAAATGCTTTTGAAAAACATAGACAGGATAACATTAGAGTAACAGGCAAGGTGCAAAATCAGCCAATAGACGGTTATTATGTAAGTATAGCCAATAAAAATACACCTAATGGGTATGAGGCTACTGCAGCCGTTAGTAAAATTGGTGGTAAAATAATATGGTATATGGATCCAGTATTAAAGGGCCAAAGCAATATTGGTCGTGAGGAAGCTATACAAAAAGCAGAGCAGTTTTTAAATAAAATTGGATATGATAATATGAAAGCAACATATTCAATGGCATATGAAGGTCAAATAATTATTAATTTTGCTTACGAACAAGATAGAGTATTAGTATATAGTGATTTAGTTAAAGTTAAAGTTTCCCTAGATAATGGAGATATTATTGGACTTGAGGCTCAAGGATATTTAACAAATCACCATGAAAGAGATATTGAAAAGCCAGAACTATCGGAAGATACAGCTAGAGAAAGATTATCTAGTGCTGTTACAGAGGAAAGCGTAAGACTAGCGATAATTCCTATAGCTGGAGGAAAAGAAGTATTAACCTATGAGTTTAAAGTAAAGTTTGGTGAAGATTATTACTTAGTCTATATTGATGCTAATACAGGAGATCAAAGGAAAATGCTACTTATGGTAAATCAAAAGGATGGAACCCTTGTAATTTAA